One stretch of Cohnella algarum DNA includes these proteins:
- a CDS encoding glycosyltransferase family 4 protein yields MQAVTVRPKLVIFSHLCNDVHATGAEKLLLAFLKEMRHFFECLLVVPQEGAIARAALREGIESATLPIPLCPAVQDGSPQLDRELESLRTDPVWERIIDLLQREQPSYVWVNTCAHPLPAIAAKALGIPVVWALMETIAEDGPRRAQAAALINTYSDLIVGISETVLAPFSRKTLLSKTVVLPPFVSLREAEPESWFSHRFNVRRSNGWGEYHRVAGFVAAGLHPSKGLKEFVEAMIPLALRDPMIRMLIVGNGADEEFVHSCIELARGAGLGNRIGWVRYAEKIETIYPAMDVLVVPSLVKEGFGMTAAEGMLFGKPVVAFASGGLTELMQATGNGEFLVAPGDVPGLAAAAGGLLASDEWRFTVGGRNMQAVQQAYGLEAFQAKLAKLIQKLPDPVEQLAGLVRGMGPTVYWLENGRKRPFPSPESLLAAGFRFEDVRYILEEKLVLIPPGLPMEEPETDEAPPRRRRRRKRRRRMRAKRSAVKTRKRRGRNRSRG; encoded by the coding sequence ATGCAAGCAGTCACCGTTCGGCCGAAGCTGGTCATTTTTTCCCATTTGTGCAACGACGTTCACGCCACGGGCGCGGAAAAGCTTTTGCTCGCCTTTTTGAAGGAAATGCGGCATTTTTTCGAATGCTTGCTTGTCGTTCCGCAAGAAGGGGCCATCGCCAGAGCCGCGTTGCGCGAAGGGATCGAGTCGGCAACGCTCCCTATTCCGCTATGTCCGGCAGTGCAAGACGGTTCGCCGCAGCTCGACCGGGAATTGGAGTCGCTTCGGACCGATCCGGTTTGGGAGCGGATTATCGATCTTTTGCAGCGGGAGCAGCCTTCTTATGTATGGGTGAACACGTGCGCGCATCCCCTGCCCGCAATCGCGGCGAAGGCGCTCGGAATTCCCGTTGTGTGGGCGCTGATGGAAACGATCGCCGAAGACGGTCCGCGCAGGGCTCAGGCCGCGGCGCTGATCAACACTTACAGCGATCTGATCGTCGGCATTTCGGAGACGGTGCTGGCTCCGTTCAGCCGCAAGACGCTGCTCTCGAAGACGGTCGTGCTGCCGCCTTTCGTAAGCTTGAGGGAGGCGGAGCCGGAAAGCTGGTTCTCCCATCGATTTAACGTGCGCAGGAGCAACGGGTGGGGGGAATACCATCGGGTCGCGGGCTTCGTGGCGGCCGGCCTGCACCCGTCCAAAGGGCTGAAAGAGTTCGTCGAAGCGATGATCCCGCTGGCGCTGAGAGATCCGATGATCCGAATGCTGATCGTCGGCAACGGCGCCGACGAGGAATTCGTCCACTCCTGCATCGAGCTCGCGCGCGGGGCGGGGCTCGGCAACCGGATCGGGTGGGTGCGGTACGCGGAAAAAATCGAGACGATCTATCCGGCGATGGACGTGTTGGTCGTGCCCAGTCTCGTCAAGGAAGGCTTCGGCATGACCGCGGCCGAAGGCATGCTGTTCGGCAAGCCGGTCGTCGCGTTCGCTTCCGGAGGCCTGACCGAGCTGATGCAGGCTACCGGCAACGGCGAATTTTTGGTCGCCCCGGGAGACGTTCCCGGGCTCGCCGCCGCGGCAGGCGGTTTGCTGGCCAGCGACGAGTGGCGCTTTACGGTCGGCGGGCGGAATATGCAGGCGGTGCAGCAAGCGTATGGACTTGAAGCGTTCCAAGCGAAGCTGGCCAAGCTCATCCAGAAGCTTCCCGATCCGGTCGAACAGCTCGCCGGTCTCGTTCGGGGCATGGGCCCGACCGTTTATTGGCTCGAAAACGGCCGAAAACGGCCGTTTCCTTCGCCGGAGTCGCTATTGGCCGCGGGGTTTCGGTTCGAGGACGTGCGTTATATTTTGGAAGAGAAGCTCGTCTTGATTCCGCCCGGCTTGCCGATGGAGGAACCGGAGACGGACGAAGCTCCCCCTCGAAGAAGACGCCGGCGCAAACGCCGAAGACGGATGCGGGCCAAACGAAGCGCGGTCAAAACGAGGAAACGCCGCGGCCGCAACCGTTCGCGCGGGTAA
- a CDS encoding SDR family NAD(P)-dependent oxidoreductase: MFAGQRILITGGTGSWGRELARQLLDRSPEEIIVYSRNESGQVAMDRELRDSRVSYRIGDVRDRKALTQACKGVDLIFHLAALKHVPVCENHPYEALKTNVLGTQNVIEAALENGVKKVVNVSSDKAASPSGFYGMTKAIGEKLIVYANLLDGNTKFISVRGGNVLGTAGSVLSLFMNQIAKGEPIGITHPAMTRFFLTLADTVRFLIGAASEGEGGEIYVMKAPACRIADLAEVLMEEAGKRVDVVETGVRPGEKLHETLLTEQESATAIAYDDRYLILLPTIDIPGLKPRYSGFAGIGSGGIRSDRPTIGKADIRRLLERGGLLSRPG; encoded by the coding sequence ATGTTCGCGGGGCAGCGTATTTTGATCACCGGAGGAACCGGTTCCTGGGGACGGGAACTCGCGCGGCAGTTGCTCGATCGGTCTCCGGAGGAAATCATCGTTTATTCGCGCAACGAGTCCGGCCAGGTGGCGATGGATCGGGAGCTCCGCGACTCGCGGGTTTCGTACCGCATCGGCGACGTGCGCGATCGCAAGGCGCTTACCCAAGCGTGCAAAGGGGTCGATCTGATTTTTCACCTGGCCGCCCTGAAGCATGTGCCGGTATGCGAGAATCATCCGTACGAAGCGCTCAAAACGAATGTGCTCGGCACGCAAAACGTCATCGAGGCCGCGTTGGAGAACGGCGTGAAAAAGGTCGTGAACGTTTCGTCGGACAAAGCGGCCAGCCCGTCCGGTTTTTACGGCATGACGAAAGCGATCGGCGAAAAACTGATCGTCTATGCCAACCTGCTCGATGGCAACACCAAATTTATCTCCGTGCGCGGGGGCAATGTGCTCGGAACGGCCGGAAGCGTCTTGAGCTTGTTCATGAACCAAATCGCGAAAGGGGAGCCGATCGGCATTACGCATCCGGCCATGACCCGGTTTTTTCTGACGCTTGCGGATACGGTCCGGTTTTTGATCGGGGCGGCGTCCGAAGGCGAAGGCGGGGAAATATACGTCATGAAGGCGCCCGCATGCCGCATCGCCGATTTGGCGGAAGTGTTGATGGAAGAGGCCGGAAAGCGGGTTGATGTCGTGGAAACGGGGGTCCGGCCGGGCGAGAAGCTCCACGAAACGCTATTGACGGAGCAAGAATCCGCGACTGCGATCGCGTACGACGATCGTTATTTGATTCTTTTGCCGACGATCGACATCCCCGGCCTCAAACCGCGTTATTCGGGCTTTGCCGGCATCGGGAGCGGAGGCATCCGTTCCGACCGGCCGACGATCGGCAAGGCGGACATTCGCCGCTTGCTGGAACGCGGCGGGCTTCTTTCGCGGCCCGGCTAG
- a CDS encoding ketoacyl-ACP synthase III, protein MNDRPNPGSFYSQAEMTGIGSYVPEKRLTNDDLSQIVDTNDEWIVRRTGIRERRIAGPREFSSHLAIEAVRDLLERYPTDSTDIDAVIGATTTPDFLFPSVASRVQQAFGIRRALAFDLNAACAGFVSAMQAANGLILSGAYRKIVVVGTETLSKITNYADRSTCILFGDGAGAVLLERAEKGAMLGSYAVTDGKGGSYVMAGGLASELDGQPAEEGGKIGQNGREVYKWAVSTIPDGMKNMLEKANLSIADLDWFVPHSANLRMIEAICERLGFPFERSLHSVGPYGNTSAASIPLALDLAVKEGKLKKGERIALYGFGSGLAQAGLVLDWTLE, encoded by the coding sequence ATGAACGATCGGCCGAATCCGGGCTCCTTTTATTCGCAAGCGGAAATGACAGGCATCGGCAGCTACGTACCGGAAAAACGGCTGACGAACGACGATTTGTCGCAAATCGTCGACACGAACGACGAATGGATCGTTCGCCGGACGGGAATCCGCGAACGCAGAATCGCCGGACCGCGCGAATTTTCCAGCCATCTGGCCATCGAAGCCGTGCGCGATTTGCTCGAACGTTATCCGACGGATTCGACGGATATCGACGCGGTTATCGGCGCCACGACCACGCCCGATTTTCTTTTTCCTTCCGTCGCCTCGAGAGTGCAGCAGGCGTTTGGCATCCGACGCGCGCTCGCCTTCGATTTGAACGCCGCCTGCGCCGGCTTCGTTTCCGCGATGCAAGCGGCCAACGGCCTTATTCTTTCCGGCGCTTATCGCAAAATCGTCGTCGTCGGGACGGAAACGTTATCCAAGATCACGAATTACGCCGACCGGTCCACCTGCATATTATTCGGCGACGGAGCGGGAGCCGTTCTTCTTGAGCGGGCGGAGAAAGGAGCGATGCTGGGATCCTACGCGGTCACGGACGGGAAAGGCGGTTCTTATGTAATGGCCGGAGGACTGGCGTCGGAGCTCGACGGGCAGCCTGCGGAAGAAGGGGGAAAAATCGGGCAAAACGGCAGGGAAGTGTATAAATGGGCGGTTTCGACCATCCCGGACGGTATGAAGAACATGCTGGAAAAGGCGAACCTGTCGATCGCCGATCTGGACTGGTTCGTTCCCCACAGCGCCAACTTGCGCATGATCGAAGCGATTTGCGAGCGGCTCGGCTTCCCCTTCGAACGCTCGCTGCACAGCGTCGGTCCTTACGGCAACACCTCGGCGGCATCCATTCCTCTCGCTCTCGATCTTGCCGTTAAGGAAGGCAAGTTGAAGAAAGGGGAGCGCATCGCCCTTTACGGATTCGGATCCGGCCTTGCGCAAGCGGGGTTGGTGCTGGACTGGACGCTGGAGTGA